One Curtobacterium sp. MCLR17_032 genomic window carries:
- the murD gene encoding UDP-N-acetylmuramoyl-L-alanine--D-glutamate ligase, producing the protein MSERLNGLDSWYSEGWKGLRVAVLGLGATGFSVADTLAELGSDVVVYSTDAPADSVELLDVIGARFVQTPLDTVPAALVEQAPDLVVVSPGLPPHNATVVWAHEHGAVWGDIELAWRVRDKVVKGPVAAPWVTITGTNGKTTTTQLTTAMYAATGLRAVACGNIGVPVLDVVRDPEGFDVLVVELSSHQLHSMATEGPGAVVPLASACLNIADDHLEWHGSAEAYRAAKAKVYERTVLACVYNTADDATRRMVEEADVVEGCRAVGFSLGLPAPGDVGLVEDVLCDRAFTEDRRNSALELATVADLETAGLDSPHMTANVLAAAALARAGSVPPSAIRSAVQAFRADHHRTEAVASADGIAWVDDSKATNPHAATASLSAFESVVWIVGGLFKGVDIDGLVERFGPGVRGVVVIGTDRTPVLEAFARHAPAVPVLQVEALDTEQVMPEAVRHAASVARPGDTVLLAPAAASFDQFGSYADRGERFAAAVHEHLGGDADGDTDGSAGERA; encoded by the coding sequence ATGAGCGAACGCCTGAACGGTCTCGACAGCTGGTACTCCGAGGGCTGGAAGGGGCTGCGGGTCGCCGTACTCGGCCTCGGCGCCACCGGGTTCTCGGTGGCGGACACCCTCGCCGAGCTCGGCAGCGACGTCGTCGTCTACTCGACCGACGCCCCGGCCGACAGCGTGGAACTGCTCGACGTGATCGGTGCCCGCTTCGTGCAGACGCCGCTCGACACGGTGCCCGCCGCGCTCGTCGAGCAGGCACCCGACCTGGTCGTCGTGTCCCCGGGCCTCCCGCCGCACAACGCGACCGTCGTCTGGGCGCACGAGCACGGAGCGGTCTGGGGCGACATCGAACTCGCCTGGCGGGTCCGCGACAAGGTCGTGAAGGGCCCGGTCGCCGCGCCCTGGGTGACGATCACCGGCACGAACGGCAAGACCACGACCACGCAGCTGACCACCGCGATGTACGCCGCGACCGGGCTGCGTGCCGTGGCGTGCGGCAACATCGGCGTGCCGGTGCTCGACGTGGTCCGCGACCCGGAGGGCTTCGACGTCCTGGTCGTCGAGCTCTCCAGCCACCAGTTGCACTCGATGGCGACCGAGGGCCCGGGTGCCGTCGTGCCCCTCGCCTCGGCCTGCCTCAACATCGCCGACGACCACCTGGAGTGGCACGGTTCCGCCGAGGCCTACCGCGCCGCGAAGGCCAAGGTCTACGAGCGCACCGTGCTGGCCTGCGTCTACAACACGGCCGACGACGCCACGCGTCGCATGGTCGAGGAGGCCGACGTCGTCGAGGGCTGCCGCGCGGTGGGCTTCTCGCTCGGCCTGCCCGCTCCCGGTGACGTCGGGCTCGTCGAGGACGTGCTCTGCGACCGCGCCTTCACCGAGGACCGCCGCAACAGCGCGCTCGAGCTCGCCACCGTCGCGGACCTCGAGACGGCCGGGCTCGACAGCCCGCACATGACCGCCAACGTGCTGGCCGCGGCGGCGCTCGCCCGCGCCGGCTCGGTCCCGCCCAGCGCGATCCGCTCGGCGGTGCAGGCGTTCCGTGCCGACCACCACCGCACCGAGGCGGTCGCCAGCGCCGACGGCATCGCCTGGGTCGACGACTCGAAGGCGACGAACCCGCACGCGGCGACCGCCTCGCTGTCCGCCTTCGAATCCGTGGTGTGGATCGTCGGCGGGCTCTTCAAGGGCGTCGACATCGACGGCCTGGTCGAGCGCTTCGGGCCCGGGGTCCGTGGCGTCGTCGTGATCGGCACCGACCGGACCCCCGTCCTGGAGGCATTCGCACGACACGCGCCCGCGGTCCCGGTCCTGCAGGTGGAAGCGCTGGACACTGAGCAGGTCATGCCCGAGGCGGTCCGGCATGCCGCATCGGTCGCGAGACCGGGCGACACGGTCCTCCTCGCCCCGGCCGCCGCGTCCTTCGACCAGTTCGGTTCCTACGCCGACCGGGGCGAACGTTTCGCGGCAGCGGTCCACGAGCACCTGGGAGGCGACGCCGATGGCGACACCGACGGATCTGCCGGCGAACGGGCGTAG